The Solanum lycopersicum chromosome 6, SLM_r2.1 genome has a window encoding:
- the LOC101244086 gene encoding histone H2B.1-like yields MAPKKRGGRVRATVVTARKVVEETVSVVVTPVAGETETESQTLAEENQSFEILTPAPSEEPTPKRTINVQDISEGKKAPRRKPDPAQQVDEDETQPADEPEEMPSPPKKESGQKKTQKRKPEPAQRGDEDETQPSEEPEEMPTPPKMEADQRKAQKRKPDPAQKAKGGGERKKKRAKVGGGVGPSEGYRRYVFRVMKQVHPDMGISSKAMTVLNNLMGDMFERIANEAAILTKYVGRTTLASVDIQDAVKLVLPGELGKHAIAEGTNAVANYVTNVEKSKSKP; encoded by the coding sequence ATGGCACCAAAGAAGCGTGGAGGAAGGGTCCGTGCTACGGTGGTCACCGCCCGAAAAGTGGTGGAAGAAACCGTCTCCGTCGTCGTAACTCCGGTTGCCGGTGAAACGGAGACCGAAAGTCAAACTTTGGCTGAAGAAAATCAATCATTCGAAATACTAACTCCAGCTCCTTCTGAAGAACCTACGCCTAAAAGAACCATTAATGTTCAAGACATATCCGAAGGAAAAAAGGCCCCACGACGAAAACCCGACCCGGCCCAACAAGTAGATGAAGATGAAACGCAACCAGCTGATGAGCCAGAAGAGATGCCATCACCTCCGAAAAAGGAATCGGGTCAAAAAAAGACCCAGAAGAGGAAACCCGAGCCTGCCCAACGAGGTGATGAAGATGAAACTCAACCATCTGAGGAACCAGAGGAGATGCCTACGCCTCCGAAAATGGAAGCGGATCAAAGGAAGGCCCAAAAGAGGAAACCCGACCCGGCCCAGAAAGCAAAAGGAGGTGGAGAGAGGAAAAAGAAGAGGGCGAAAGTGGGTGGGGGAGTGGGACCCAGTGAAGGGTATAGAAGGTATGTGTTTAGAGTGATGAAGCAAGTTCATCCAGATATGGGAATTTCATCAAAGGCTATGACGGTATTGAATAATTTGATGGGTGATATGTTCGAGAGGATCGCCAACGAAGCGGCGATCCTCACGAAGTACGTGGGACGCACCACGTTGGCGTCAGTGGATATTCAAGATGCGGTGAAATTGGTGCTACCAGGGGAGCTTGGAAAGCATGCAATTGCTGAAGGGACAAACGCTGTAGCCAACTATGTGACTAATGTTGAAAAGTCGAAGTCGAAGCCCTAA
- the LOC101261337 gene encoding uncharacterized protein isoform X1: MWRNLEGEHGVNNSRARCGEGKMQQKTDIENSNSTGPILLYDQQIVMGISSFEGANEGCNGRVASQSLNVLVNESEDNRSILSDQSSDLGEIERERVRQVFQEWMSTSEKDHSQSLSVSHKNNCSGAPWLGENERERVRIIREWVKINIQQNDAGYPRDEGTADIDSQFEQVRDGSLVNHSENGERKPVRMYCSRKSLLELLMKFQMERQREIQGLLECKPVSNFTYHNRIQSLLKGRFLRNERLMTSDERTTSDAASELSLLRQSQTVSYLRKEILSRLVDNARSSTKNVQLNASSTDDLNHHHRSEQSQSNNVQEIIDESYDQSELDSEERETYGSHVFGNSESITSEEVNQQNSIDQIAEHSNQIAAVESGSRGHVREDHEPFHDNDAPRSEASDTHEVYDHFHGLRSSTFEDYVWQVLSSQAEDPQDVVTDHEESNLRQSEVPYELVIEHGESEQMSSSEHNETTNDTTEEMGGSWQEGAANHWYPYSSENDTEEQIYEQEQQEDWQSNDWLDMPSNQNAGSMRRVDSFYMPDDDNVYNIELRELLSRRRVSNLLQSGFRESLDQLIQSYVERQGHASEWYMDGISSSPDDMEYELLQEYDNQDGPQINSESNSFAVASLHVEPSLQLIGTDWEIIHELRNDMVRLQQRMDNMQKMFEKCMEMQVELQRTVHQNVSAALNRYACSTDIDACEDSVLNDESKWDNVRKGICCLCPNSSIDALLYRCGHMCTCLKCAEKLVQWNGKCPMCQVPVNEAIRAFSIQ; the protein is encoded by the exons ATGTGGCGAAATCTTGAGGGTGAGCATGGGGTGAATAATTCCCGTGCTCGTTGTGGAGAAGGGAAAATGCAACAGAAGACTGACATTGAAAACTCAAACAGTACAGGTCCCATTTTATTGTATGATCAACAAATTGTTATGGGAATATCTAGCTTTGAAGGTGCCAATGAGGGTTGTAATGGACGTGTGGCATCTCAAAGCCTGAATGTGTTGGTAAACGAATCGGAGGATAACCGTAGTATTCTCTCAGATCAATCTAGCGATCTTGGGGAAATAGAACGCGAGAGAGTAAGGCAGGTTTTTCAAGAGTGGATGAGCACCAGTGAAAAGGATCATTCACAATCATTGAGTGTCTCGCATAAGAACAACTGCTCGGGGGCACCATGGTTAGGGGAAAATGAACGAGAAAGGGTGAGAATCATAAGAGAGTGGGTGAAAATCAACATTCAGCAAAATGACGCGGGTTATCCAAGAGATGAAGGCACTGCTGATATCGATTCTCAGTTCGAACAAGTGCGTGATGGATCTTTGGTCAATCATTCTGAAAATGGAGAGAGAAAACCGGTGCGTATGTATTGCAGCAGAAAATCTCTTCTGGAATTGTTGATGAAGTTTCAAATGGAAAGGCAAAGAGAAATTCAGGGCTTATTGGAGTGTAAGCCTGTATCAAACTTCACATACCACAACCGAATTCAG TCATTGCTCAAGGGTAGATTTCTGCGGAACGAGAGATTGATGACCAGTGATGAAAGAACTACATCAGATGCCGCAAGTGAATTGAGCTTACTGAGACAAAGTCAAACTGTATCTTACTTGAG GAAAGAGATTTTATCCAGATTGGTCGATAATGCTCGTAGTTCTACAAAAAATGTGCAGCTGAATGCCTCTTCTACAGATGACCTGAATCATCATCATCGAAGTGAACAGTCTCAATCAAATAATGTACAAGAGATAATTGATGAATCCTATGATCAATCTGAACTCGATAGTGAAGAGAGGGAAACTTATGGATCTCATGTATTTGGGAACTCAGAAAGCATTACATCTGAGGAAGTAAACCAGCAAAATTCGATTGATCAAATAGCTGAACATTCAAATCAAATAGCAGCTGTTGAAAGTGGTTCTCGAGGGCATGTACGAGAAGACCATGAACCCTTTCATGATAATGATGCACCAAGAAGTGAGGCAAGTGATACTCATGAAGTATATGATCATTTTCATGGCTTGAGAAGTAGTACTTTTGAAGACTATGTGTGGCAAGTTTTATCATCTCAGGCAGAGGATCCACAGGATGTTGTCACGGATCATGAGGAAAGCAACTTGCGACAATCAGAAGTGCCATATGAACTAGTTATCGAACATGGAGAAAGTGAGCAAATGTCTTCTTCTGAACACAATGAAACAACAAATGACACAACAGAAGAAATGGGCGGAAGTTGGCAGGAAGGTGCTGCAAACCATTGGTACCCATACAGCTCGGAAAATGACACTGAAGAACAAATCTATGAGCAAGAACAACAGGAGGACTGGCAGAGTAATGATTGGCTGGACATGCCTTCTAATCAGAATGCTGGATCCATGAGAAGGGTTGATTCATTTTATATGCctgatgatgataatgtttaCAATATTGAACTTCGAGAACTTCTAAGCAG GAGGCGTGTATCTAATCTGCTTCAAAGTGGCTTTCGTGAGAGTCTAGACCAGCTAATACAATCTTACGTTGAAAGGCAAGGACACGCTTCTGAATGGTATATGGATGGAATATCATCATCCCCTGATGATATGGAATACGAGCTGCTTCAAGAATACGATAATCAAGATGGACCTCAGATAAATAGTGAATCTAATTCCTTTGCCGTGGCTTCACTACATGTGGAACCTTCTCTGCAGTTGATAGGAACA GATTGGGAAATCATACATGAGTTGAGGAATGACATGGTTCGGCTTCAGCAGAGGATGGACAATATGCAGAAGATGTTTGAAAAGTGTATGGAAATGCAAGTTGAGCTCCAACGCACGGTTCATCAAAATGTTTCTGCAGCGTTAAATCGATATGCTTGTTCAACAG ATATTGATGCATGTGAGGACAGTGTGCTAAATGATGAATCCAAATGGGATAATGTAAGAAAAGGGATTTGTTGCTTGTGTCCTAATAGCAGCATAGATGCGTTACTGTATAg GTGTGGACACATGTGCACATGTTTAAAATGTGCAGAAAAGTTGGTTCAGTGGAACGGAAAATGTCCAATGTGCCAGGTGCCAGTAAATGAGGCTATCCGAGCTTTTTCTATACAGTAA
- the LOC101261337 gene encoding uncharacterized protein isoform X2, which translates to MWRNLEGEHGVNNSRARCGEGKMQQKTDIENSNSTGPILLYDQQIVMGISSFEGANEGCNGRVASQSLNVLVNESEDNRSILSDQSSDLGEIERERVRQVFQEWMSTSEKDHSQSLSVSHKNNCSGAPWLGENERERVRIIREWVKINIQQNDAGYPRDEGTADIDSQFEQVRDGSLVNHSENGERKPVRMYCSRKSLLELLMKFQMERQREIQGLLECKPVSNFTYHNRIQSLLKGRFLRNERLMTSDERTTSDAASELSLLRQSQTVSYLRKEILSRLVDNARSSTKNVQLNASSTDDLNHHHRSEQSQSNNVQEIIDESYDQSELDSEERETYGSHVFGNSESITSEEVNQQNSIDQIAEHSNQIAAVESGSRGHVREDHEPFHDNDAPRSEAKDPQDVVTDHEESNLRQSEVPYELVIEHGESEQMSSSEHNETTNDTTEEMGGSWQEGAANHWYPYSSENDTEEQIYEQEQQEDWQSNDWLDMPSNQNAGSMRRVDSFYMPDDDNVYNIELRELLSRRRVSNLLQSGFRESLDQLIQSYVERQGHASEWYMDGISSSPDDMEYELLQEYDNQDGPQINSESNSFAVASLHVEPSLQLIGTDWEIIHELRNDMVRLQQRMDNMQKMFEKCMEMQVELQRTVHQNVSAALNRYACSTDIDACEDSVLNDESKWDNVRKGICCLCPNSSIDALLYRCGHMCTCLKCAEKLVQWNGKCPMCQVPVNEAIRAFSIQ; encoded by the exons ATGTGGCGAAATCTTGAGGGTGAGCATGGGGTGAATAATTCCCGTGCTCGTTGTGGAGAAGGGAAAATGCAACAGAAGACTGACATTGAAAACTCAAACAGTACAGGTCCCATTTTATTGTATGATCAACAAATTGTTATGGGAATATCTAGCTTTGAAGGTGCCAATGAGGGTTGTAATGGACGTGTGGCATCTCAAAGCCTGAATGTGTTGGTAAACGAATCGGAGGATAACCGTAGTATTCTCTCAGATCAATCTAGCGATCTTGGGGAAATAGAACGCGAGAGAGTAAGGCAGGTTTTTCAAGAGTGGATGAGCACCAGTGAAAAGGATCATTCACAATCATTGAGTGTCTCGCATAAGAACAACTGCTCGGGGGCACCATGGTTAGGGGAAAATGAACGAGAAAGGGTGAGAATCATAAGAGAGTGGGTGAAAATCAACATTCAGCAAAATGACGCGGGTTATCCAAGAGATGAAGGCACTGCTGATATCGATTCTCAGTTCGAACAAGTGCGTGATGGATCTTTGGTCAATCATTCTGAAAATGGAGAGAGAAAACCGGTGCGTATGTATTGCAGCAGAAAATCTCTTCTGGAATTGTTGATGAAGTTTCAAATGGAAAGGCAAAGAGAAATTCAGGGCTTATTGGAGTGTAAGCCTGTATCAAACTTCACATACCACAACCGAATTCAG TCATTGCTCAAGGGTAGATTTCTGCGGAACGAGAGATTGATGACCAGTGATGAAAGAACTACATCAGATGCCGCAAGTGAATTGAGCTTACTGAGACAAAGTCAAACTGTATCTTACTTGAG GAAAGAGATTTTATCCAGATTGGTCGATAATGCTCGTAGTTCTACAAAAAATGTGCAGCTGAATGCCTCTTCTACAGATGACCTGAATCATCATCATCGAAGTGAACAGTCTCAATCAAATAATGTACAAGAGATAATTGATGAATCCTATGATCAATCTGAACTCGATAGTGAAGAGAGGGAAACTTATGGATCTCATGTATTTGGGAACTCAGAAAGCATTACATCTGAGGAAGTAAACCAGCAAAATTCGATTGATCAAATAGCTGAACATTCAAATCAAATAGCAGCTGTTGAAAGTGGTTCTCGAGGGCATGTACGAGAAGACCATGAACCCTTTCATGATAATGATGCACCAAGAAGTGAGGCAA AGGATCCACAGGATGTTGTCACGGATCATGAGGAAAGCAACTTGCGACAATCAGAAGTGCCATATGAACTAGTTATCGAACATGGAGAAAGTGAGCAAATGTCTTCTTCTGAACACAATGAAACAACAAATGACACAACAGAAGAAATGGGCGGAAGTTGGCAGGAAGGTGCTGCAAACCATTGGTACCCATACAGCTCGGAAAATGACACTGAAGAACAAATCTATGAGCAAGAACAACAGGAGGACTGGCAGAGTAATGATTGGCTGGACATGCCTTCTAATCAGAATGCTGGATCCATGAGAAGGGTTGATTCATTTTATATGCctgatgatgataatgtttaCAATATTGAACTTCGAGAACTTCTAAGCAG GAGGCGTGTATCTAATCTGCTTCAAAGTGGCTTTCGTGAGAGTCTAGACCAGCTAATACAATCTTACGTTGAAAGGCAAGGACACGCTTCTGAATGGTATATGGATGGAATATCATCATCCCCTGATGATATGGAATACGAGCTGCTTCAAGAATACGATAATCAAGATGGACCTCAGATAAATAGTGAATCTAATTCCTTTGCCGTGGCTTCACTACATGTGGAACCTTCTCTGCAGTTGATAGGAACA GATTGGGAAATCATACATGAGTTGAGGAATGACATGGTTCGGCTTCAGCAGAGGATGGACAATATGCAGAAGATGTTTGAAAAGTGTATGGAAATGCAAGTTGAGCTCCAACGCACGGTTCATCAAAATGTTTCTGCAGCGTTAAATCGATATGCTTGTTCAACAG ATATTGATGCATGTGAGGACAGTGTGCTAAATGATGAATCCAAATGGGATAATGTAAGAAAAGGGATTTGTTGCTTGTGTCCTAATAGCAGCATAGATGCGTTACTGTATAg GTGTGGACACATGTGCACATGTTTAAAATGTGCAGAAAAGTTGGTTCAGTGGAACGGAAAATGTCCAATGTGCCAGGTGCCAGTAAATGAGGCTATCCGAGCTTTTTCTATACAGTAA
- the LOC101261337 gene encoding uncharacterized protein isoform X3, with protein MWRNLEGEHGVNNSRARCGEGKMQQKTDIENSNSTGPILLYDQQIVMGISSFEGANEGCNGRVASQSLNVLVNESEDNRSILSDQSSDLGEIERERVRQVFQEWMSTSEKDHSQSLSVSHKNNCSGAPWLGENERERVRIIREWVKINIQQNDAGYPRDEGTADIDSQFEQVRDGSLVNHSENGERKPVRMYCSRKSLLELLMKFQMERQREIQGLLECKPVSNFTYHNRIQSLLKGRFLRNERLMTSDERTTSDAASELSLLRQSQTVSYLRKEILSRLVDNARSSTKNVQLNASSTDDLNHHHRSEQSQSNNVQEIIDESYDQSELDSEERETYGSHVFGNSESITSEEVNQQNSIDQIAEHSNQIAAVESGSRGHVREDHEPFHDNDAPRSEASDTHEVYDHFHGLRSSTFEDYVWQVLSSQAEDPQDVVTDHEESNLRQSEVPYELVIEHGESEQMSSSEHNETTNDTTEEMGGSWQEGAANHWYPYSSENDTEEQIYEQEQQEDWQSNDWLDMPSNQNAGSMRRVDSFYMPDDDNVYNIELRELLSRRRVSNLLQSGFRESLDQLIQSYVERQGHASEWYMDGISSSPDDMEYELLQEYDNQDGPQINSESNSFAVASLHVEPSLQLIGTDWEIIHELRNDMVRLQQRMDNMQKMFEKCMEMQVELQRTVHQNVSAALNRYACSTGVDTCAHV; from the exons ATGTGGCGAAATCTTGAGGGTGAGCATGGGGTGAATAATTCCCGTGCTCGTTGTGGAGAAGGGAAAATGCAACAGAAGACTGACATTGAAAACTCAAACAGTACAGGTCCCATTTTATTGTATGATCAACAAATTGTTATGGGAATATCTAGCTTTGAAGGTGCCAATGAGGGTTGTAATGGACGTGTGGCATCTCAAAGCCTGAATGTGTTGGTAAACGAATCGGAGGATAACCGTAGTATTCTCTCAGATCAATCTAGCGATCTTGGGGAAATAGAACGCGAGAGAGTAAGGCAGGTTTTTCAAGAGTGGATGAGCACCAGTGAAAAGGATCATTCACAATCATTGAGTGTCTCGCATAAGAACAACTGCTCGGGGGCACCATGGTTAGGGGAAAATGAACGAGAAAGGGTGAGAATCATAAGAGAGTGGGTGAAAATCAACATTCAGCAAAATGACGCGGGTTATCCAAGAGATGAAGGCACTGCTGATATCGATTCTCAGTTCGAACAAGTGCGTGATGGATCTTTGGTCAATCATTCTGAAAATGGAGAGAGAAAACCGGTGCGTATGTATTGCAGCAGAAAATCTCTTCTGGAATTGTTGATGAAGTTTCAAATGGAAAGGCAAAGAGAAATTCAGGGCTTATTGGAGTGTAAGCCTGTATCAAACTTCACATACCACAACCGAATTCAG TCATTGCTCAAGGGTAGATTTCTGCGGAACGAGAGATTGATGACCAGTGATGAAAGAACTACATCAGATGCCGCAAGTGAATTGAGCTTACTGAGACAAAGTCAAACTGTATCTTACTTGAG GAAAGAGATTTTATCCAGATTGGTCGATAATGCTCGTAGTTCTACAAAAAATGTGCAGCTGAATGCCTCTTCTACAGATGACCTGAATCATCATCATCGAAGTGAACAGTCTCAATCAAATAATGTACAAGAGATAATTGATGAATCCTATGATCAATCTGAACTCGATAGTGAAGAGAGGGAAACTTATGGATCTCATGTATTTGGGAACTCAGAAAGCATTACATCTGAGGAAGTAAACCAGCAAAATTCGATTGATCAAATAGCTGAACATTCAAATCAAATAGCAGCTGTTGAAAGTGGTTCTCGAGGGCATGTACGAGAAGACCATGAACCCTTTCATGATAATGATGCACCAAGAAGTGAGGCAAGTGATACTCATGAAGTATATGATCATTTTCATGGCTTGAGAAGTAGTACTTTTGAAGACTATGTGTGGCAAGTTTTATCATCTCAGGCAGAGGATCCACAGGATGTTGTCACGGATCATGAGGAAAGCAACTTGCGACAATCAGAAGTGCCATATGAACTAGTTATCGAACATGGAGAAAGTGAGCAAATGTCTTCTTCTGAACACAATGAAACAACAAATGACACAACAGAAGAAATGGGCGGAAGTTGGCAGGAAGGTGCTGCAAACCATTGGTACCCATACAGCTCGGAAAATGACACTGAAGAACAAATCTATGAGCAAGAACAACAGGAGGACTGGCAGAGTAATGATTGGCTGGACATGCCTTCTAATCAGAATGCTGGATCCATGAGAAGGGTTGATTCATTTTATATGCctgatgatgataatgtttaCAATATTGAACTTCGAGAACTTCTAAGCAG GAGGCGTGTATCTAATCTGCTTCAAAGTGGCTTTCGTGAGAGTCTAGACCAGCTAATACAATCTTACGTTGAAAGGCAAGGACACGCTTCTGAATGGTATATGGATGGAATATCATCATCCCCTGATGATATGGAATACGAGCTGCTTCAAGAATACGATAATCAAGATGGACCTCAGATAAATAGTGAATCTAATTCCTTTGCCGTGGCTTCACTACATGTGGAACCTTCTCTGCAGTTGATAGGAACA GATTGGGAAATCATACATGAGTTGAGGAATGACATGGTTCGGCTTCAGCAGAGGATGGACAATATGCAGAAGATGTTTGAAAAGTGTATGGAAATGCAAGTTGAGCTCCAACGCACGGTTCATCAAAATGTTTCTGCAGCGTTAAATCGATATGCTTGTTCAACAG GTGTGGACACATGTGCACATGTTTAA
- the LOC101243794 gene encoding probable ubiquitin conjugation factor E4 encodes MMTCKPQRTPAEIEDIILRKILLVSLVDSSVNDTRIVYLEMTAAELLGEGKELKLSRDLIERVLIDRLSGYIVSAEPPFQYLVNCYRRAHEEGRKIASMKDKNVGSEMELVVKQVKKLVVSYCRIHLGNPDMFPNWDMAPANVSLLLPLLFSEFSTSVNEYGGSNGCGEFSSPPGFLDELFKDGNSDNMEPILKQLYEDLRGTVLNVSVLGNFQQPLRALMFLVKYPVGAKCLVNHPWWVPDSLYMNGRVMEMTSILGAFFHVSALPDRTIFESQPDVGQQCFSKSATCRPADLSSSFTTITTITNNLYDGLTEVLLTLLKNSTTRENVLGHLATVINKNSSRAQLQVDPLSCASSGMFVNISAVMLKLCEPFLDANLTKREKIDPRYVFSSNRLELRELTALHALSEEVSEWINKNNPGKVDISKDGSVTSSGNDSCGPSILQYNNPILSSEKAKYPFICECFFMTARVLNLGLLKAFSDFKHLVQDISRYEDDLSTMKTMLEQAPSSQL; translated from the coding sequence ATGATGACTTGTAAACCACAGAGGACACCGGCAGAGATCGAAGATATAATTCTTCGGAAAATCTTGCTTGTATCTCTAGTTGATTCATCGGTAAACGATACACGCATTGTGTATCTAGAGATGACGGCGGCGGAGTTATTGGGTGAGGGTAAAGAGTTAAAGTTGTCTAGGGATTTGATTGAGAGGGTTTTAATCGACCGACTTTCCGGTTATATTGTATCGGCGGAACCACCGTTTCAGTATTTGGTCAATTGTTACCGTCGGGCACATGAAGAGGGGAGGAAGATTGCGTCGATGAAGGATAAGAACGTTGGGTCTGAGATGGAATTGGTGGTTAAGCAAGTAAAGAAACTTGTTGTATCATACTGTAGGATACATTTAGGGAATCCTGATATGTTTCCCAATTGGGATATGGCACCAGCTAATGTATCTCTGTTGCTTCCTTTGTTGTTTTCCGAATTTTCAACTTCTGTGAATGAATATGGTGGGAGCAATGGTTGTGGAGAATTTTCAAGTCCACCTGGGTTTTTGGATGAGTTATTTAAGGATGGGAATAGTGATAATATGGAACCAATACTGAAGCAATTGTATGAAGATTTGAGAGGGACAGTGCTAAATGTTTCAGTTTTGGGTAATTTTCAGCAGCCTCTTAGAGCTTTAATGTTTTTGGTTAAGTATCCAGTAGGTGCAAAGTGTTTGGTGAATCATCCTTGGTGGGTTCCGGATAGTTTGTATATGAATGGAAGAGTTATGGAGATGACAAGCATTTTGGGTGCGTTCTTTCATGTCAGTGCTTTGCCTGACCGTACAATCTTCGAGAGTCAGCCGGATGTTGGTCAGCAGTGTTTCTCTAAATCGGCTACATGTCGTCCTGCTGATCTCTCGTCTTCTTTCACAACAATCACAACTATTACGAATAACCTGTATGATGGCTTGACAGAAGTTCTGTTGACTCTTCTGAAAAATTCAACCACTCGTGAAAATGTCCTTGGACATCTTGCAACAGTTATAAACAAAAATTCGTCGAGGGCGCAGTTGCAGGTTGATCCATTATCTTGTGCTAGTTCAGGCATGTTTGTAAATATCAGTGCGGTTATGCTTAAGCTCTGTGAACCTTTCTTAGATGCCAATTTGACAAAACGAGAGAAGATTGACCCCCGATATGTCTTCTCTAGCAACCGTCTGGAACTGAGAGAGTTGACTGCTCTCCATGCATTATCAGAAGAAGTCTCTGaatggataaataaaaataatcctGGGAAAGTTGATATCTCTAAAGATGGCAGTGTTACAAGCTCTGGAAATGACTCTTGTGGACCTTCAATTCTCCAATATAACAATCCAATATTAAGTAGTGAGAAAGCTAAATACCCCTTCATATGTGAATGCTTCTTCATGACTGCACGGGTGCTCAACCTGGGACTCCTAAAAGCATTTTCAGACTTTAAGCATCTTGTTCAGGACATTTCAAGATACGAAGATGATTTGTCTACAATGAAAACTATGCTAGAACAAGCACCCTCTTCACAGTTGTAG
- the LOC138349183 gene encoding probable ubiquitin conjugation factor E4, with product MVVWLVGLVGGFKMPLPSPCPVEFAAMPEHFVEDTMELLIFASRIPEAFDGVLLDDFMNFIILFMASPDYIRNPYLRAKMVEVLNCWMPRDDSSTAMSTLFEGHQLSLQYLVKNLLKLYVDIEFTGSHTQFYDKFNIRHNIAELLEYLWKVPNHQNAWRQFAKEEEKGVYLNFLNFLINDSIYLLDESLGKILELKELEAEMSNTEEWERKPAQERQERTYLFHSQENMIQTDMKMANQDVGLLAFTSEQITVPFLLPEMVDRVATMLNYFLLQLVGPQRKSLSLINPEKYEFRPKELLKQILKIYVHLARGDKENIFPAAIIRDGRSYSDQIFSAAVDVLRRIGEDMSIIQEFIDLTEKAKTAASAALDAEAALGDIPDEFIDPIQYTLMKDPVILPSSKKTMDRPVIQRHLLSQSRDPFSRSHLTADMLTPNTELKAKIEAFIQSHELRKTMEDFNL from the coding sequence ATGGTTGTTTGGTTGGTGGGGCTTGTTGGTGGTTTTAAGATGCCTTTACCTTCCCCTTGCCCTGTGGAGTTTGCAGCTATGCCTGAGCACTTCGTTGAAGATACCATGGAGCTGCTAATTTTTGCTTCTCGGATTCCTGAAGCTTTTGATGGTGTCTTGCTGGACGACTTCATGAATTTCATTATCTTGTTCATGGCAAGTCCAGACTATATCAGAAACCCTTACCTTCGGGCAAAGATGGTTGAAGTCCTAAACTGTTGGATGCCCCGCGATGACAGCTCTACTGCAATGTCTACTTTGTTTGAGGGGCATCAACTCTCTCTGCAGTACCTTGTGAAAAATCTTTTGAAGCTTTATGTTGACATTGAATTTACAGGTTCTCACACGCAGTTCTATGATAAATTTAATATCCGCCACAACATTGCTGAACTACTTGAATATCTTTGGAAAGTTCCAAATCACCAGAATGCATGGAGGCAGTTTGCCAAGGAGGAGGAGAAGGgtgtttatttgaatttcttgaacTTCTTGATTAATGATAGCATCTATCTTCTCGACGAAAGTCTTGGTAAAATTCTTGAACTAAAAGAGCTGGAAGCTGAAATGTCTAACACAGAGGAATGGGAGCGAAAACCAGCTCAAGAAAGGCAGGAGAGAACCTATCTTTTCCATTCACAAGAGAACATGATTCAAACTGATATGAAGATGGCAAATCAAGATGTGGGCCTATTAGCATTTACTTCAGAACAAATCACTGTTCCTTTTCTTCTTCCTGAGATGGTGGACAGAGTTGCTACCATGTTGAATTACTTCTTACTACAGCTGGTCGGACCACAAAGAAAATCTCTTAGCTTGATAAACCCTGAAAAGTATGAATTTCGTCCAAAAGAGTTGCTGAAACAGATTCTGAAAATATATGTGCATTTGGCGAGAGGAGATAAGGAGAACATATTTCCAGCTGCAATTATAAGAGATGGTCGATCATACAGTGATCAGATATTTAGTGCTGCAGTTGATGTCCTTAGAAGAATTGGTGAAGATATGAGTATTATACAAGAGTTCATCGATCTTACTGAAAAGGCCAAGACTGCAGCTTCAGCAGCACTGGATGCTGAGGCTGCTCTTGGAGACATTCCTGATGAATTCATTGACCCGATCCAATATACTTTAATGAAGGATCCTGTCATACTTCCTTCTTCGAAGAAAACAATGGACCGGCCTGTTATTCAGCGGCACCTTCTTAGTCAGAGTAGAGACCCATTTAGCCGGTCTCATCTAACTGCGGACATGTTGACTCCCAACACTGAGTTGAAGGCGAAAATCGAAGCGTTCATCCAGTCCCATGAACTGCGGAAGACTATGGAGGATTTCAATTTGTAA
- the LOC104648016 gene encoding histone H2B.1-like — protein MAPKTGGKKPAEKKPVEEKTVEEVPAEKKPKAGKKLPKDAAVDKKKKKAKKSIETYKIYIFKVLKQVHPDIGISSKSMGIMNSFINDIFEKLAQEASRLARINKKPTITSREIQTAVRLVLPGELAKHAVSEGTKAVTKFTSN, from the coding sequence ATGGCACCAAAGACAGGAGGTAAAAAGCCAGCTGAGAAGAAACCAGTGGAGGAGAAGACGGTCGAGGAAGTTCCAGCAGAGAAGAAGCCGAAAGCCGGAAAGAAGCTACCTAAGGATGCCGCCGTcgacaagaagaagaagaaggcaaaGAAGAGCATTGAAACCTACAAGATCTACATCTTCAAGGTGCTTAAGCAGGTTCATCCCGATATTGGTATTTCCAGCAAGTCTATGGGTATAATGAACAGTttcattaatgatatatttGAAAAGCTTGCTCAGGAAGCATCTAGATTGGCTAGGATTAATAAGAAGCCTACGATTACATCTAGGGAAATTCAGACTGCCGTAAGACTTGTTTTGCCTGGTGAATTGGCTAAGCATGCTGTATCTGAAGGAACTAAGGCTGTTACTAAGTTTACTAGCAATTAG